Below is a window of Oncorhynchus gorbuscha isolate QuinsamMale2020 ecotype Even-year unplaced genomic scaffold, OgorEven_v1.0 Un_scaffold_8510, whole genome shotgun sequence DNA.
accaacgggatcagacacagctgtatagTCCTGACTGGGGATCCTTaaggaaccaatgggatcagacacagctgtatagaaccaacgggctcagacacagctgtatagaaccaacgggatcagacacagctgtatagaaccaacgggctcagacacagctgtatagaaccaacgggctcagacacagctgtatagaaccaatgggctcagacacagctgtatagaaccaatgggctcagacacagctgtatagaaccaatgggctcagacacagctgtatagTCCTGACTGGGGATCCTTaaggaaccaatgggatcagacacagctgtatagaaccaatgggctcagacacagctgtatagaaccaatgggctcagacacagctgtatagaaccaatgggctcagacacagctgtatagTCCTGACTGGGGATCCTTaaggaaccaatgggatcagacacagctgtatagaaccaatgggctcagacacagctgtatagaaccaacgggctcagacacagctgtatagaaccaacgggctcagacacagctgtatagaaccaacgggctcagacacagctgtatagTCCTGACTGGGGATCCTTAAGGAACCAATGggctcagacacagctgtatagaaccaatgggctcagacacagctgtatagaaccaatgggctcagacacagctgtatagaaccaatgggctcagacacagctgtatagTCCTGACTGGGGATCCTTaaggaaccaatgggatcagacacagctgtatagaaccaatgggctcagacacagctgtatagaaccaacgggctcagacacagctgtatagaaccaacgggctcagacacagctgtatagaaccaacgggctcagacacagctgtatagTCCTGACTGGGGATCCTTAAGGAACCAACGGGCTCAGACACAGCTGCACCCTAATTATACACTCTTTTCTCAAAGTGTTCACTTGCACACTTCCCATCATGGATTTAGTCTTAACGGTGGAAAGAAACTACCTTCAGCCAATAATTACAATCTAATTCGTTTAAATCTATGACAAGAAGTGTGCAAGTCAAGTAAGTGCACTTTGGAGGCAGCCTCTACTCTGTAGTATAGACCCTAGAGCCTGGCCACGCAGCTGTGTCTCGGTCTAGAGCCTGGCCACGCAGCTGTGTCTCGGTCTAGAGCCTGGCCACGCAGCTGTGTCTCGGTCTAGAGCCTGGCCACGCAGCTGTGTCTCGGTCTAGAGCCTGGCCACGCAGCTGTGTCTCGGTCTAGAGCCTGGCCACGCAGCTGTGTCTCGGTCCAGAGCCTGGCCACGCAGCTGTGTCTCGGCTCTAGAGCCTGGCCACGCAGCTGTGTCTCGGTCCAGAGCCTGGCCACGCAGCTGTGTCTCGGTCTAGAGCCGGGCCACGCAGCTGTGTCTCGGTCTAGAGCCTGGCCACGCAGCTGTGTCTCGGTCTAGAGCCTGGCCACGCAGCTGTGTCTCGGTCTAGAGCCTGGCCACGCAGCTGTCTCGGTCTAGAGCCTGGCCACGCAGCTGTGTCTCGGTCTAGAGCCTGGCCACGCAGCTGTGTCTCGGTCTAGAGCCTGGCCACGCAGCTGTGTCTCGGTCTAGAGCCTGGCCACGCAGCTGTGTCTCAGACAGACCGGACCAAAGCAGGCTTTTTAGCAGGGGGTTTGGGGTCGGGGGTCAGGGGGAAGCAGGTGGTACTGGTGATGCCGTTAAATGCTCTGACAACATTGCATCTTTGGTTTATTCTCCGTCGGCTGCACCTGGATGTTGACCACGTTGTTGCTAGGCGACATGTTGTTGTCTTGCCGGTCTGACATCTGTTTCTGAGACACAATGCGATAGATttctgcagggagggaggggggatgtggaagacaggagggagagagagagacaggagggagagagagagagggacaggagggagagagagagagggacaggagggagagagagagagggacaggagggagagagagagggacaggagggagagagagagggacagggacaggagggagagagagagggacagggacaggagggagagagagagagggacaggagggagagagagagagggacaggagggagagagagagagggacaggagggagagagagagagggacaggagggagagagagagagggacaggagggagagagagggacaggagggagagagagggacaggagggagagagagggacaggagggagacagagagacaggagggagacaagagggatagagagagggacaggagggagagagagggacaggagagggagagagggacaagagggagagggagagagacaagagggagattagcatgttatactgcagtactttACTCCCAGCTTAAACAGGAAATGATCTAGTACAATCACCAGATCGGATCGCGTTCCCTATGAAACATTGGTTTGACTACACTCTGTGTGTTAGTACAGGCATGGCAGGAGCCACAGGAAGGGAGTTGATCCACAGCAGAGCAGTGGACCTCACCTGGCCCCCGGCCCTCAGCTGTGATTAGGTATTCAGGAAGCTCACCTGGCCCCCGGCCCTCAGCTGTGATTAGGTATTCAGGAAGCTCACCTGGCCCCCGGCCCTCAGCTGTGATTAGGTATTCAGGAAGCTCACCTGGCCCCCGGCCCTCAGCTGTGATTAGGTATTCAGGAAGCTCACCTGGCCCCCGGCCCTCAGCTGTGATTAGGTATTCAGGAAGCTCACCTGGGCCCCGGCCCTCAGCTGTGATTAGGTATTCAGGAAGCTCACCTGGCCCCGGCCCTCAGCTGTGATTAGGTATTCAGGAAGCTCACCTGGCCCCGGCCCTCAGCTGTGATTAGGTATTCAGGAAGCTCACCTGGCCCCCGGCCCTCAGCTGTGATTAGGTATTCAGGAAGCTCACCTGGCCCCGGCCCTCAGCTGTGATTAGGTATTCAGGAAGCTCACCTGGCTCCCTGGCGCAGCAGAGATGATCACCCTAACACACAACCACTggtctcttctctcattctctggcCTGTGCTAAACCCTGTGCCATAATACAATATAGCCCATTTAAAATATAATGACTTTATTAAACCTATAAGAAAATAGTccatgcacagacagacagaggactactCACCAGTCAGAATGGTCTGGAAGGATGTCTCCACGTTAGTAGAGTCCAGGGCTGAGGTCTCCAGGAAAGACAAACCGTTCTTCTCTGAGGGACAGAGGGAAACGGTAAACCATGTCAATCACTACTGTGTTAACGTCTCCCCGCGACATCGCAGAAACGTCTCCCCGCGACATCGCAGAAACGTCTCCCCGCGACATCGCAGAAACGTCTCCCCGCGACATCGCAGAAACGTCTCCCCGCGACATCGCAGAAACGTCTCCCCGCGACATTAGAGTAAGTGAATAAGCAAACCCTGATCACCGACAGCCACTCATGAGTAAGAAAAAGATGAACTCCACTACTCTTAGACCTCCTTATGTGGGAGTAGGGAGGCATGGTTGGTACTAGCCTGATACCACACCTGCACAAATACATCTGCAACCAGACCAGGTTGGTTCTGCAACCAGACCAGGTTGGTTCTGCAACCAGACCAGGTTGGTTCTGCAACCAGACCAGGTTGGACCTGCAACCAGACCAGGTTGGACCTGCAACCAGACCAGGTTGGACCTGCAACCAGACCAGGTTGGACCTGAAACCAGACCAGGTTGGACCTGAAACCAGACCAGGTTGGTTCTGTACTGACCTGCAAACGCCCGTGCCCCATCGGTGGGCACAGCCCTGAGGTGGCGCAGGTCACTCTTGTTGCCAACCAACATAATAACGATGTTGCTGTCAGCATGGTCTCTCAGCTCCTTCAGCCAACGTTCCACGCTCTCATAGGTCAGGTGCTTGGCGATGTCATAGACCAGAAGAGCACCCACGGCACCACGGTAATACCTGTGGACCAGAGAAgacagttcaaatcaaatttgattggtcacataaaTATATCTAGCAGATAGGAGCAAACAAACGtgacaaccaccaccactatcagattagagccataagggagtcgAGACATCTAAtaatatcagattagagccataagggagtcgAGACATCTAatactatcagattagagccataagggagtcgAGACATCTAATACTATCAGATTACAGCCATAAGGGAGTCAAGACATCTACCAtccctctaccactatcagattagagccataagggatactagacacataccacacaactaccactatcagattagagccataagggagattagacatctaccaccccactaccactatcagattagagccataagggatactagacacataccacacaactaccactatcagattagagccataagggatactagacatctaccaccacactaccactatcagactagagtataagggatactagacatctaccactatcagattagatccacaagggagactagacatctaccactatcagattagatctataagg
It encodes the following:
- the LOC124029973 gene encoding ras-related protein Rab-11A-like → MGNRDDEYDYLFKVVLIGDSGVGKSNLLSRFTRNEFNLESKSTIGVEFATRSIQVDGKTVKAQIWDTAGQERYRAITSAYYRGAVGALLVYDIAKHLTYESVERWLKELRDHADSNIVIMLVGNKSDLRHLRAVPTDGARAFAEKNGLSFLETSALDSTNVETSFQTILTEIYRIVSQKQMSDRQDNNMSPSNNVVNIQVQPTENKPKMQCCQSI